Proteins encoded within one genomic window of Trichoderma asperellum chromosome 2, complete sequence:
- a CDS encoding uncharacterized protein (EggNog:ENOG41) yields MFDTQSYMDVSESSRKRGRDSEGEVDGISMGLEEHRSKRLQCLPLRTSPRSSQQWPSVSSVGSIGLESDGKATQLLFSRWSHSSMGSSGSHDDTEVNMMSSNRMPTPIQPSFAAQVRGQQNEWAGPGPVVTTLNGVINMGHHPAGFSDDQSVPRVMSGLEDWQAAQNHRRLPSPISEVEDNALDQDFGESSMMVDDGMGVTMDASIVLPPSPSRAMDHPNAMMDIESPPRSHLHGADSEGDAHSPSPARRGHMRSKHTIDSWTWQPGMKKSFSIGYRADCEKCRLKVPGHFNHIVIS; encoded by the exons ATGTTTGATACACAAAGCTACATGGACGTGTCCGAGTCTAGCCGGAAGCGTGGCCGAGATAGTGAGGGAGAGGTGGACGGTATCTCCATGGGTCTGGAGGAGCACCGTAGC AAACGACTTCAATGCCTTCCTCTTCGAACCTCGCCAAGGTCGTCGCAGCAGTGGCCGTCCGTATCGTCTGTGGGCTCCATCGGCCTCGAATCCGACGGCAAGGCCACACAGCTACTGTTTTCTCGCTGGTCACATTCGTCCATGGGAAGTTCTGGCTCTCACGATGATACCGAAGTGAACATGATGAGCTCTAATCGGATGCCAACACCAATACAGCCCAGCTTCGCTGCGCAGGTGCGTGGTCAGCAGAACGAGTGGGCTGGCCCCGGGCCTGTTGTCACGACGCTTAATGGGGTTATCAACATGGGCCACCACCCCGCGGGCTTCTCAGACGACCAGTCTGTGCCTCGTGTAATGTCGGGCCTGGAAGACTGGCAAGCTGCGCAAAACCACCGAAGACTACCGTCACCGATTTCCGAAGTGGAAGACAACGCGCTGGATCAGGATTTCGGTGAGAGCAGTATGATGGTGGATGATGGCATGGGCGTAACCATGGATGCCTCCATAGTGCtaccgccgtcgccgtcacGCGCCATGGATCACCCTAACGCCATGATGGACATTGAATCACCGCCGCGCTCGCACTTACACGGAGCTGACAGTGAGGGCGATGCCCATTCACCCAGCCCTGCTCGCAGAGGTCATATGCGAAGCAAGCATACCATTGACAGTTGGACATGGCAACCCGGAATGAAAAAGAGCTTTAGCATTGGGTACCGAGCCGATTGCGAGAAGTGCAGACTCAAAGTGCCTGGGCACTTCAACCACATCGTCATCTCATAG
- the ARO4 gene encoding 3-deoxy-7-phosphoheptulonate synthase codes for MPGVDATITTDDTRILGQDPLIPPALLISEIPMTATAAETILKGRTDAANIVMGQDDRLLVVVGPCSIHDPEAAHEYAGRLKQLSEKLSGDLCIVMRAYLEKPRTTVGWKGLINDPDIDSSFQINKGLRVSRKLFVDLTSNGMPIATEMLDTISPQFLADCISVGAIGARTTESQLHRELASGLSFPIGFKNGTDGSLGVAIDAIGAAAAKHHFMGVTKQGLAAITRTKGNEHGFVILRGGSKGPNFDKDSVQAAKKMLTDKGQKLAIMIDCSHGNSQKDHNNQPKVAKVIADQVREGERAIVGVMIESNIGAGNQKVPAEGPAGLKRGVSITDACIDWEHTVTVLEDLASSVRARRKVNSGVPSEEAKVSTLEED; via the exons ATGCCCGGCGTTGATGCAACTATCACTACAGATGACACCAGAA TTCTGGGTCAGGATCCTTTGATCCCCCCGGCTCTGTTGATCTCTGAGATCCCCATGACCGCCACTGCCGCCGAGACCATTCTCAAGGGCCGAACAGATGCTGCCAATATCGTGATGGGCCAGGACGACAGACTACTGGTTGTCGTCGGCCCCTGCTCCATCCACGACCCCGAAGCTGCCCACGAATACGCTGGCCGTCTCAAGCAGCTCTCCGAGAAGCTCTCCGGCGATCTCTGCATCGTCATGCGCGCCTACCTCGAGAAGCCTCGCACAACCGTCGGCTGGAAAGGCCTGATCAACGACCCTGATATCGACTCTTCCTTCCAGATCAACAAGGGCCTACGCGTTTCCCGCAAGCTCTTCGTTGACCTGACCTCCAATGGCATGCCCATTGCCACAGAGATGCTCGACACCATCTCCCCTCAGTTCCTTGCCGACTGTATCTCCGTTGGCGCCATCGGTGCCCGAACAACCGAGTCCCAGCTTCACCGTGAGCTTGCCTCCGGCCTGTCTTTCCCCATCGGCTTCAAGAACGGAACCGATGGCAGCCTTGGCGTTGCCATTGACGCcattggcgctgctgccgccaagcACCACTTCATGGGTGTCACAAAACAGGGTCTCGCTGCCATTACCCGCACCAAGGGCAACGAGCACGGTTTCGTTATCCtgagaggaggaagcaagGGCCCCAACTTCGACAAGGACAGTGTTCAGGCAGCTAAGAAGATGCTGACGGACAAGGGCCAGAAATTGGCCATCATGATCGACTGCTCTCACG GCAACTCCCAGAAGGACCACAACAACCAGCCCAAGGTTGCCAAGGTCATTGCCGACCAGGTTCGGGAAGGTGAGCGCGCCATTGTTGGTGTCATGATCGAGTCCAACATCGGTGCGGGCAACCAGAAGGTTCCTGCAGAGGGTCCTGCCGGTCTTAAGCGTGGCGTCAGTATCACCGATGCATGCATCGACTGGGAGCACACCGTCACAGTTCTGGAAGACCTTGCTTCTTCCGTCCGCGCCAGAAGAAAGGTCAACTCTGGTGTGCCGAGCGAGGAGGCTAAGGTGAGCACTTTGGAGGAGGATTAA
- a CDS encoding uncharacterized protein (EggNog:ENOG41~TransMembrane:1 (n6-17c23/24o109-127i)~SECRETED:SignalP(1-20)), whose protein sequence is MARIHLLVLLLAAFIALASASSAQRFCKCTCFKNSTIIPLGPQHQSDSRSILYDASFSPQDHVPRSATSSCSECTKAFCLSQGIAFCKDAEEDDVVTMCFQRDSNKDKIIVWGFIFGTLGLLGWAAFKRVLEWREARSIGRTGSSYAAVGSATR, encoded by the exons ATGGCGCGAATTCATCTCCTCGTGCTGCTTCTTGCCGCATTCATAGCTCTGGCCTCCGCCTCCT CCGCGCAGAGATTCTGCAAATGCACATGCTTTAAGAACAGCACCATCATCCCACTCGGCCCGCAGCACCAGTCCGACAGCCGGTCTATTCTCTACGACGCATCCTTCTCTCCCCAAGACCATGTCCCCCGGTCGGCGACGTCGTCATGCTCCGAGTGTACCAAGGCATTTTGCTTGAGTCAAGGGATAGCCTTTTGCAAGgacgcagaagaagatgacgtcGTGACCATGTGCTTCCAGCGCGATAGCAACAAGGACAAGATCATTGTTTGGGGGTTCATCTTTGGGACGctggggctgctgggctgggctgccTTCAAGAGGGTGCTAGAATGGAGAGAGGCTCGATCAATAGGACGGACAGGCTCCAGTTATGCAGCTGTGGGCAGTGCTACGCGATAG
- a CDS encoding uncharacterized protein (EggNog:ENOG41), with product MARITRMRRLQSLQLSLPSQCAANRPSFAAARAISTTSPSQGKNTEWIRGKLWKGEAPGPADPYTQRMEPETQSNLPEEALESRPRQDKTPAAVRDTRLTLPYRRSEAPTEKELQASDPTYVPATEAEGLEEIGALSTWWEQPGHWGEESVFRGFGSSEKVVEKEVLEVYLRRAVVEALALQQTGAFSEWATKKWSEGASRNELEQALALQVEVQDGKATLKGDASSVVEALTSELPEAESTEKISVEEAKEMIKSWDPSWKNIALDNSLRFALRKRLYQLTGTLIPDAKLAAANTIKHILTLAAQDPKPLKLAQVLEKRNAFNELTNVTVHDRKIGPIDKEVSVGRWKVIEEELKKRDLPVTGYGNAGRNKERDWLTGKI from the exons ATGGCACGAATAACGAGGATGCGGAGACTGCAGTCTCTGCAATTGTCCCTGCCGTCACAATGCGCCGCAAACAGACCTTCTTTTGCCGCTGCCCGCGCCATCTCCACGACCAGCCCCTCGCAGGGCAAGAACACCGAATGGATCCGAGGAAAGCTCTGGAAGGGCGAGGCGCCCGGCCCTGCTGATCCCTACACGCAGAGGATGGAGCCTGAGACACAATCGAATCTGCCAGAAGAGGCGCTCGAGAGCCGGCCCCGACAGGACAAGACGCCTGCAGCCGTGCGAGACACCAGGCTGACTCTGCCGTACAGGCGGAGCGAGGCGCCTACCGAGAAGGAGCTGCAGGCATCTGACCCTACATATGTGCCTGCTACTGAGGCAGAGGGTCTGGAGGAGATTGGCGCGCTGAGCACGTGGTGGGAGCAGCCTGGACActggggagaagagagtgtATTCAGGGGATTCGGCAGCTCGGAAAAGGTCGTGGAGAAGGAGGTCTTGGAGGTCTATCTGCGACGCGCTGTTGTCGAAGCACTGGCGCTACAGCAGACTGGAGCCTTTTCGGAATGGGCTACGAAGAAGTGGTCAGAGGGAGCATCTAGGAACGAGCTGGAGCAGGCATTGGCTCTGCAGGTTGAGGTGCAGGACGGCAAGGCTACTCTGAAGGGAGATGCTTCATCGGTCGTTGAGGCTCTGACGAGCGAATTGCCAGAGGCTGAGTCTACAGAGAAAATTTCTGTTgaagaggcaaaagaaaTGATCAAGTCGTGGGACCCCTCATGGAAGAACATTGCGTTGGATAACTCATTAAGATTTGCG CTCCGCAAGCGTCTCTACCAGCTCACCGGAACCCTCATTCCAGACGCCAAGCTCGCAGCCGCCAACACCATAAAGCACATCCTAACCCTCGCGGCCCAGGATCCCAAGCCACTGAAACTAGCCCAAGTGCTCGAGAAGCGCAATGCCTTCAACGAGCTGACCAATGTCACCGTGCACGACCGGAAGATTGGTCCTATCGACAAGGAGGTCTCCGTGGGACGCTGGAAGGTGAttgaggaggagctgaagaagcgcGATCTGCCTGTGACGGGCTATGGAAACGCGGGCAGAAACAAGGAGAGGGATTGGCTGACGGGAAAGATATGA
- a CDS encoding uncharacterized protein (EggNog:ENOG41), which translates to MIPPDESAVSPPDDFDEGNDIGSFQSSLTSVTSSILHGVVGEGQRVYAAYGKEEYGLPMDDQELDRMDLCHTKYYALLKQRRFLSPIGENPQRILDLGCGTGIWCVEVADDYPGAQVVGVDIAPTQPQWVPPNCQFELDDIEQNWTWKSDSADFIFSRDLILSIRNFPRLIDQAYRHLKPGGWIEFQCYTGLLHCDDGTLSDESTFRNWANLTKTACERFGTPVDDPTRFKQWFEERGFECVTEEVYKMPCTPWAKDQRLKLIGAWEQHNLMNHLEGMTMRLFQKSLGWTEEEILVISAMLRKELRDLGVHAYWPYYVVYARKPVRPTGQ; encoded by the exons ATGATCCCCCCCGATGAG TCTGCGGTGTCGCCGCCGGACGACTTCGACGAA GGCAACGATATCGGAAGCTTTCAGTCTTCGCTGACTTCTGTTACCTCTTCTATCCTTCATGGTGTTGTGGGCGAAGGCCAGCGTGTGTATGCTGCCTATGGCAAAGAAG AGTATGGACTTCCAATGGACGACCAAGAGTTGGATCGCATGGATTTGTGCCACACCAAATACTACGCTCTATTGAAGCAGCGACGCTTTCTATCACCGATTGGCGAGAACCCCCAGAGGATACTGGATCTAGGATGCGGCACAG GTATATGGTGCGTTGAGGTCGCCGATGATTACCCCGGGGCACAG GTTGTTGGCGTTGATATAGCCCCAACACAACCACAATG GGTACCGCCAAACTGCCAGTTCGAGCTCGACGACATCGAACAAAACTGGACGTGGAAATCAGATAGCGCCGACTTCATATTCTCTCGTGATTTGATTTTATCAATACGAAATTTTCCCAGGTTAATTGACCAAGCATACAG GCATCTAAAACCTGGTGGATGGATTGAATTTCAATGCTATACCGGATTGTTACATTGCGACGACGGCACATTATCTGATGAGAGTACGTTTCGGAACTGGGCGAATCTCACGAAGACGGCATGCGAAAGATTTGGCACTCCAGTGGATGATCCGACCCGATTTAAACAGTGGTTTGAAGAACGCGGATTCGAATGCGTAACGGAAGAGGTGTACAAGATGCCCTGTACGCCCTGGGCTAAGGACCAACGCTTGAAGCTCATTGGAGCGTGGGAACAACACAACTTGATGAATCATTTAGAGGGCATGACCATGCGGTTATTCCAAAAGAGCCTGGGTTGGACAGAAGAGGAGATTTTGGTAATTTCCGCCATGCTGCGAAAGGAATTGCGAGATCTGGGCGTCCATGCCTACTGGCCTTA CTACGTTGTATACGCTCGTAAGCCCGTGAGACCGACGGGCCAATAG
- a CDS encoding uncharacterized protein (CAZy:GH47~SECRETED:SignalP(1-26)), whose protein sequence is MARRRYRLFTICAAVVLFLLYRVSQNAWDDPSRYASLKYPPSSNSPAAPPAVAPESRPKPAPKLDTDPESKAKTEAEPDSSKSKPKPESKPEPKKPESKPAPENVASQPKQSKLDDDEEPGVKLPKLKDLDYSIPPTNGKDSASNANTSDDDDEEINGIHQKNPPKTPPGTPVDTRVHWHPVGEHFPLPPESIISLPTGKPLKVPRVQHEFGVESPEAKSRRANRQERVQKEIARAWSGYKKFAWMHDELSPVSSKYRDPFCGWAATLVDSLDTLWIAGLKEEFDEAAKAVQKIDFTTTPRHNIPVFETTIRYLGGLLGAFDVSGGHDGGYPWLLTKAVELAEILMGIFDTPNRMPILYYQWQPEYASQPHRAGSVGIAELGTLSMEFTRLAQLTSEMKYYDAVDRITDALIDLQSRGTAIPGLFPENLDASGCNHTATAIRDQLSKAAQKQMSEDVSKAPVGYVPGQTESKPATGERSTQKTQAAEENEFIVGKFGADDALAKLQAADEARAKAMDKSTEKPAGKPNGFVVGKFTSEDPRDKQAPAGTTDAESKKFVVAKMGSEEPPVKQMPAEAPSKFVVDQIGSEDPKDDKKSTEASGAKSSVGKISTENPDYAKQGPREDDNTETRPSDSLRRRDAPPSEEPLEKSNQVPPVKTKPRGMPPFGADGSTSKWDCVSQGIVSGGYGFEQYHMGGGQDSAYEYFPKEYLLLGGLESKYQKLYEETIEATNEWLLYRPMVDGDWDILFPAKVSTNGNPSKDLSATFEVTHLTCFIGGMYGLGGKIFGREKDLEIAKQLTDGCVWAYQSTVSGVMPEGSQVLPCPTLEKCEFNQTLWYEKLDPSKDWRDQQMADWKEKVAEIEKKQGKKIQQKPDSDPRNPQQGDGDPRKTGDKEKETAGDALQQSAKDFASSGDSTATPTKPLRKRAAVPVPKDGKAPAYEDFDVGSELPQSLKDKIGLKGDDNQKKPVKAEVGSQRDPNAPIDSVLEANRLPPKEFDEQQVIVPERPQSHEEFVESRIKDWGFAPGVTQITSRQYILRPEAIESVWYMYRITGDPTWMEKGWKMFEATIRATRTEIANSAIDDVNSEEPGLKDEMESFWLAETLKYYYLLFSEPSVISLDEWVLNTEAHPFKRPGGSVIGHSI, encoded by the exons ATGGCACGACGCAGGTATAGGCTGTTTACCATCTGTGCGGCGGTTGTGCTTTTCCTGCTCTACAGAGTCTCGCAGAATGCGTGGGACGACCCTTCGCGCTATGCCAGCCTCAAATATCCTCCCTCTTCGAATTCGCCCGCTGCACCGCCAGCAGTAGCGCCAGAGAGCCGGCCGAAGCCTGCCCCGAAGCTCGATACCGACCCAGagtccaaggccaagactgAGGCCGAACCTGACTCTTCTAAATCCAAGCCAAAGCCCGAATCCAAGCCCGAGCCAAAGAAGCCCGAATCCAAGCCGGCGCCGGAAAATGTTGCCAGCCAGCCGAAGCAGAGCAAgctggacgacgatgaagagcccGGCGTCAAACTTCCCAAGCTTAAGGACCTTGACTACTCGATACCACCGACCAATGGCAAGGATTCTGCCTCCAATGCCAACACAtccgatgatgacgacgaagagatAAACGGCATTCACCAGAAGAACCCGCCCAAGACCCCTCCAGGAACCCCGGTGGACACTCGAGTTCACTGGCACCCCGTCGGGGAGCACTTCCCACTACCTCCCGAATCCATCATCAGCCTCCCCACGGGGAAGCCGCTCAAAGTACCCCGGGTTCAGCACGAGTTTGGCGTCGAATCGCCAGAGGCCAAATCCAGACGAGCCAATAGACAGGAGCGGGTTCAAAAAGAGATTGCGCGAGCATGGTCGGGCTACAAGAAGTTTGCGTGGATGCACGATGAGCTTTCGCCCGTCTCTTCCAAGTATCGCGATCCCTTTTGCGGTTGGGCTGCCACCTTGGTCGATTCTCTGGATACCCTCTGGATTGCAGGTCTCAAGGAAGAGTTCGACGAAGCAGCCAAGGCGGTTCAAAAGATTGATTTCACAACCACGCCTCGCCACAACATTCCTGTGTTCGAAACTACCATTCGATATCTAGGTGGCCTGCTAGGCGCCTTCGATGTCAGTGGTGGCCATGATGGTGGTTACCCCTGGCTTCTTACCAAGGCCGTTGAGCTTGCTGAGATCCTGATGGGAATATTCGATACACCCAACCGAATGCCAATTCTGTACTACCAGTGGCAACCAGAATATGCTTCTCAGCCTCACCGCGCTGGTTCCGTTGGCATTGCGGAGCTTGGAACCCTGTCCATGGAGTTTACACGCCTAGCGCAGCTTACCAGCGAAATGAAGTACTACGACGCCGTGGATCGCATTACCGACGCCCTGATTGACCTACAATCGAGAGGAACTGCCATTCCTGGCCTGTTCCCCGAGAATCTCGATGCCTCTGGTTGCAATCACACTGCAACGGCCATCCGCGATCAACTTAGCAAGGCGGCGCAGAAGCAAATGAGTGAAGATGTCTCCAAAGCGCCAGTTGGCTATGTTCCTGGCCAAACTGAGTCAAAGCCAGCGACTGGAGAAAGAAGCACCCAAAAGACCCAGGCTGCGGAGGAAAATGAGTTTATCGTTGGAAAATTCGGTGCTGATGACGCACTTGCCAAATTGCAAGCTGCTGATGAAGCGAGAGCAAAGGCCATGGATAAGTCTACGGAGAAGCCCGCCGGAAAGCCAAATGGCTTCGTGGTTGGAAAATTTACCTCTGAGGATCCAAGAGACAAGCAAGCACCCGCTGGCACGACTGATGCGGAATCAAAGAAATTCGTTGTCGCCAAGATGGGAAGCGAGGAGCCACCAGTTAAGCAGATGCCTGCTGAAGCGCCGAGCAAGTTTGTTGTTGACCAGATTGGATCAGAGGACCCGAAAGACGATAAAAAATCCACCGAGGCTTCTGGAGCAAAGTCATCAGTCGGCAAAATCAGCACTGAGAACCCGGATTATGCCAAACAGGGCCCCCGTGAGGATGATAATACGGAGACTCGCCCGTCTGACTCTCTCCGCCGCCGAGATGCCCCACCAAGCGAAGAGCCTTTGGAGAAGTCCAACCAAGTGCCACCTGTGAAGACAAAGCCTCGAGGAATGCCACCCTTTGGAGCAGATGGTTCTACATCCAAGTGGGATTGCGTTTCGCAAGGCATAGTAAGTGGTGGATATGGATTCGAGCAATATCACATGGGAGGTGGCCAGGATTCGGCGTACGAGTACTTCCCGAAGGAGTATCTCCTGCTTGGTGGACTGGAATCCAAGTACCAGAAGCTGTACGAGGAAACTATCGAGGCGACCAATGAGTGGCTCCTCTATAGACCGATGGTAGATGGCGACTGGGACATCCTCTTCCCGGCTAAGGTCAGCACGAATGGAAACCCCTCTAAAGACTTGAGCGCTACGTTTGAAGTTACACACTTGACGTGCTTTATTGGCGGTATGTATGGTCTGGGTGGTAAGATCTTTGGCCGAGAGAAGGATCTCGAGATAGCCAAGCAACTGACTGATGGCTGCGTTTGGGCCTATCAGTCTACTGTCTCTGGCGTCATGCCGGAAGGCTCTCAAGTTCTACCTTGCCCAACCCTAGAGAAGTGCGAATTCAACCAGACTCTCTGGTACGAGAAGTTGGACCCGTCAAAGGATTGGAGAGACCAGCAAATGGCGgattggaaagaaaaggtagcagagattgagaagaagcaaggaaAGAAAATCCAGCAAAAACCCGACAGCGATCCCAGGAATCCTCAGCAAGGCGACGGCGATCCCAGAAAGACTGGtgataaagaaaaggagactgCGGGTGACGCCCTGCAGCAGAGTGCAAAGGACTTTGCCTCATCCGGCGATTCTACTGCTACCCCTACTAAACCTCTCCGCAAAAGGGCGGCAGTTCCAGTGCCGAAAGACGGTAAAGCCCCGGCATATGAGGACTTCGACGTTGGCTCAGAGCTCCCACAGTCACTCAAGGACAAGATTGGCCTCAAGGGCGATGATAACCAGAAGAAGCCAGTAAAGGCGGAGGTTGGTAGCCAACGAGACCCTAACGCGCCCATTGACTCGGTTCTGGAAGCCAATAGGCTGCCTCCTAAGGAGTTTGACGAGCAGCAAGTGATTGTCCCCGAACGGCCGCAGTCGCATGAAGAGTTTGTAGAGTCGAGGATTAAGGACTGGGGTTTTGCTCCTGGCGTTACTCAAATTACATCAAGACAATATATTCTCCG ACCCGAAGCTATTGAATCGGTATGGTACATGTACCGCATCACCGGCGACCCCACGTGGATGGAAAAGGGCTGGAAGATGTTTGAGGCCACCATCCGCGCCACGCGCACCGAGATAGCCAACAGCGCCATCGACGACGTCAACAGCGAGGAGCCGGGTCTCAAGGACGAGATGGAGAGCTTCTGGCTCGCCGAGACGCTcaagtactactacttgCTGTTCTCGGAGCCGAGCGTGATCAGCCTGGACGAGTGGGTGCTCAACACGGAGGCCCATCCCTTCAAGAGGCCGGGGGGTAGCGTCATTGGCCACAGTATATAA
- a CDS encoding uncharacterized protein (EggNog:ENOG41~TransMembrane:4 (i29-55o155-180i201-222o255-278i)), translating to MATTRSGTSSSSSTTIISVRRFHRGWQRFVPFLGYHHVLMILIVVAIILLSLLLAGCSSSSPLIPGIFLLSIYYQSYEAHPDTAQVDYSFYTAMQRLTGNAELQARVGYFGICVNPDGGSWLCSNNATALAREVSVDQDPLNLIWLAAQFKDMIVFPYLIIIAIIFAFICLLLLATFPGWHEEEDSEGSEREVKPFPSRPVSQIALAIIFIASIFVLVSVLWQHTASVAASVIAQDFGNGVVKSGVGTSAMVMGWFSFTLLIIVTIGLLVMILSIRVLSSMV from the exons ATGGCGACGACACGGTCGGGTACGAGCTCTAGCTCGAGTACCACGATCATCTCGGTGCGCCGATTCCATCGAGGATGGCAGA GATTCGTCCCATTTCTCGGATACCACCACGTGCTGATGATTCTGATCGTCGTCGCAATCATTCTACTAT CGCTGCTACTTGCCGGttgctcgtcttcatcgcctcTAATTCCCGGCATCTTCCTGCTTTCCATCTACTACCAGTCTTACGAGGCTCACCCCGATACCGCGCAAGTTGACTATAGCTTCTACACTGCTATGCAACGCCTTACTGGAAACGCCGAACTGCAGGCTCGAGTTGGTTATTTCGGCATCTGCGTCAACCCGGATGGTGGCTCGTGGCTTTGTAGTAACAATGCGACAGCCCTGGCCAGGGAAGTCTCAGTTGACCAGGACCCTCTTAATCTCATCTGGCTGGCTGCCCAATTCAAGGATATGATTGTGTTTCCATACTTGAT catcatcgccatcatcttcgcctTTATCTGtctgctcctcctcgccaCTTTCCCTGGATGgcacgaggaagaagattctGAAGGATCCGAGCGCGAGGTCAAGCCGTTCCCCTCTCGTCCCGTTTCTCAAATCGCActggccatcatcttcatcgcttcCATCTTCGTTCTCGTTTCAGTCCTCTGGCAGCATACCGCATCCGTCGCAGCATCCGTCATCGCACAAGACTTTGGAAATGGTGTTGTCAAGAGCGGTGTCGGCACCAGCGCCATGGTAATGGGTTGGTTCTCGTTTACGCTACTTATCATCGTCACCATCGGCCTGCTCGTAATGATCTTGAGTATACGTGTTCTGAGTTCGATGGTGTGA